In the Treponema maltophilum ATCC 51939 genome, GACCGCATCAATATTTTACGCGCAAGCCTGCTTGCGATGAAGCAAGCCTTTGAAAGCCTGTATGAGCGCCTTTATGAAAAACTTCCCGATCCGCGCCTCACAATCGAATGCATAGCCGACGGCACCTTTTGTCCCGAGGTCGGAGTGCCCTGTACCGCGCTCGTGCGCGCCGACTCGCTCGTTCCAGCGGTTATGGCGGCTTCCGTTTTGGCAAAAACGGAACGCGACCGCATTATGTGCGCTTACGCAAAACTGTATCCGGCTTACGGCTATGAACGGCACAAGGGCTATCCGACGCTTGAACACCGCACACTGTGCCGCAAGCTCGGCCCCTCTCCCATTCAGCGCATGAGCTTTTCGTATTAACCCCGATATGAAAAATGAGAAACGGGATTCAGCATGTGTAACGAAGCTGAAAAAACACATTTATAGCGAGGGCGTGAAAAAGGGGACCGTGAACGGCTTATGAGCGGAGTGAATTGCCTGAACGGACACTTTTTTACGCCCTATCGCGGACAAACTTTTTTATTATTCTTATTCATGCCGAATCTCTGTTTTTTTACCTGCTTGACAGTTGTTGTAATACCCGTATGATTGCAGCCGATAAGGAGGCACCGCCGTGTGTGAAGAATGTTATGTAAACGAAAGCCGGATAACACCGCTTTTGAATCCGCGGGAATGCTTGGAAAACCATATGCAATATGTGTGCGGAATCTGCGGCCGCTGTATTTGTATCGGGAAAACGGAAAAAGGACTGCAACGGTGGAATTTTCCGTTTCAGTCTTCGGAAATTGCAAAACTGTACTTGCGCACCGCCGATTACACAATGAAAAAATGCTGCGGTATATACGAAATCAAAAGCGCAAAGGGAAGAACCTTTTACAAAATATTCGCCGATGAAAACGACCTGAGTTCGTACTTAAAAACGAATAAAGACAAAACCTGCCCGGCCGGCGCCCCGGTTTTTTCGCAAAGCGAATACCGCGAGTTCCCGAACACAAAAGCGAAAAGACTCACTGCCGCCGAAGTATGCACGTACATGAAAGAAAGAGGCTCGGCTGTACCGGCTGCAAACGGAAACTCGCTGTAAATCTGTTTTTGTTCTTTACTCTTTTACGATCGGTACCCACAGTTCCATTTTGTAGGCGGGCGAGTCCGTGTCGCCTTCGGCATAGACTTCGAAGTCGGGGCTGCCCGCATGACGAAAACCATGTTCGGGAAAAAAGTTTTCCATAACGAATTTCCATCCGGCGTGAATACAGTCGGGGACGGCTCCTTCAAGCGTAACGACCGCATATTCGGCTGCGGGGATTTCGAGAACCGATAAACCGAGTTCCCGAGCTTTTTCTTTGCAGGATGCGCCGCGAAGGTCGTAGGCCGCCATATACGTAAAGTCTTTGCAATCGCTTACTTCCGTACATACGCCGAAACTTTGTCCGTTGCCGAGCTTTACCAATTGCGAATGCGGTATGTGCAAATACAACTTTTTCCACAGCGAAGGAAAATCATACGATGCGCAAACCGTTTCCTTTAAGCCTGCGACGCTGAACGCATCTTTTTTTTCGATTTTTACTTTCATCATGTTACCTCCCGTAACGGTTAACGACAGGCGAAGCGGCAAAAACGATGTGAATTCTTTTCCGTCTTTTACTTCGCTCGGCGACGCATTGTGAAATTTTTTAAACGCCGCGGCAAAAGAATCGGGGGACTCGTATCCGTATTTTAAAGCGATGTCGATGACTTTTTCGTTTGTGTTGCGCAAGTCGACGGCCGCCCGGCTCAGTTTTCGAAAACGCAGGTACTCGCCGAGCGTGTACCCCGTCAGTATCGAAAACAGTCTTGCAAAAAGTGCAAACGAATAGCGTGAAATCCGCGCGACTTCCTTTTCGTCGATTTCACCGTCAAGCACGCTTTCAATATAGTCCATCGTCCTGTTAAAAGAATTGAGCATGTTCACTCGGCTTCTCCCGTCTGAAAACAAAGTATAGGATCTTTTAACCGTTCCCGCCCGATATTTTTTGTACGGATTTTACGGGGTAGTATCGTCCTTTTTTCTTTTATGTGTCAATATATATGCTTTTTCTTTTACATCAAGCCTTTGACAACGCAGCATACAGGCGCTATACTCATGCCTATGACTTATAATTTTGATATCCGTGTAGACAGAAGAAATACCGATTCGCTTAAATATGACGGAGCCGAATCCGTATTCGGTAAAAAAGATATTATTCCGCTGTGGGTTGCCGATATGGATTTTCCGACCGCGCAGCCGGTTATCGACGCGATTTGCAAGCGCGCAAAAAGCGGTATTTACGGTTATACGCTGCGGCCGTCTTCCTATTTCGAGTCCGTGCGTGATTGGCAAAAAAAACGGAACGGCTGGCTCTTCGATACCGCTCTTGCATCTTTTTGTCCGGGCGTCGTTCCGGCTCTGGCCGCCGTTATAAGCGAATTTTCGCGCGAAGGACAGACCGTTTTATTTTTTACGCCGGTATATTCGGAGTTTTTTAATGCGACGAAAAACTGCGGCCGTCTTCCGCTTACCGTTCCGTTGACGCAAAGAGACGGCGGCATTATCGATATCGATTTTGATGCGTTTGAAAAAGCGCTGCAAAAAAAGCCCGCACTGTTTATTTTATGCCATCCGCACAATCCGCTCGGGCGTGTGTGGAAAAGATCCGAATTGGAAAAAATCGACGAATTGTGCCGCCGGTACAAGGTGCCCGTCGTGTCCGACGAAATCCATTCGGATATTATGCTCTGGGGCAACAAACATATTCCCTTTGCTTCAATCGGGTCTGAAGCCGCCGCAAATACGATTACCTGTACGTCGGCGACGAAAACCTTTAACCTTGCCGGTTTGCAAGCTTGTACGATCATCTTTCCCGATAAAGCGTCAAAAGAAAAATTCGATTCGTTTTGGCATCGCGTCGCTATCGGTATGCCTAACTGTTTCGGCGCTCTTGCAACCGAAATTGCTTTCCGTGAAGGCGAAGAATGGCTCGAACAGCTTTTGCGCTACATCGAAGGCAACGTAAGGTTCGTTAAAAATTATTTGGACGCAAAAATTCCGGAAATAAAAACCTATGTACCGCAAGGTACCTATTTGATGTGGCTCGACTGCCGCGCGCTCGGCATGAAAGGCGACGAGCTCTGCGATTTTATCGTAAACGAAGCGCGTTTGGGTTTAAGCGACGGAAGATCCTTCGGTGCACAGGACGGATATCTCAGGCTCAATGTCGCTTGCGCGCGCTCGGTTCTTGAGGAAGCTTTGGCGCGGCTCGAAAAAGCCGTTGAAAAAAAACGAAAATAATTTTACACGGAGGAGAATGTGTCTGACGATATAAAAGAATACGTTGTCGCGCTGCGGCGTAAATTCCATCGGATACCGGAAGTGTCTTTGCAGGAAAAAAAGACCGCCGAAAATATCCGAAAAGAATTGACAAAGCTGGGCGTTTCGTATGAAAAGGTCGGCGAGTACGGTACCGCCGCATGCATAAAAGGCGCTTTGAGCGGAAAAACCTATGCGTTCCGCGCCGACATCGATGCGCTGCCCGTAGAAGAGCAAACGGGGCTTCCGTTCAAATCGGAACATCCGGGCTGCATGCACGCGTGCGGTCATGACGGTCATATCGCGATTCTCTTGGCTTTTGCAAAAGAGCTGCAATCGCTTAAAGCCGAACTGAAGGGAACCGTGTACCTGTGTTTTCAGCAAGCCGAAGAAATCGGTAAGGGGCACGAAGAGATGATCGCCTATCTTAAAAAGGCCGGCAAAATCGAATCGATAATCGGTTCGCACCTGTGGGCCGATATTCCCGTCGGAAAAATATCTTTGCAGCCGGGCGCGGTAATGGCCGGGACGACGAGTTTCCGCATCACTGTAACCGGAAAAGGCTGCCACGGCTCAAGACCCGACCAGGGAATCGATCCGATAAATGCCGGAGCGATGATTGTCGGAGAAGCGTTCCGAATTAAAGACCGGGAATTCAGCCCGCTGCAAAACAATACGCTCAGCTTCGGAATGTTCCACAGCGGAAGCGCTACGAACGTTATTCCCGACCGCGCGGAACTCAGCGGAACAATGCGCTTTTTTTCGTCCGCCGAAAAAAAACAGCTGATTTCGGTTATCGACCGCAGCTGTAAAGCCGCCGCAACGCTCACGAGAACGAAAATCGAATGGACGACGCCGGTCGGTCTTCCGCCGGTCGTAAACGACGCTTTGTGCGTCGCCAAAGCTCTGCCGTCGGCTCAAGCGGTTTTCGGGAGCAAAAACGTCATTCACTTTGAGCGGATTATGGGCGCCGACAATTACGGTTGTTATTTGCAGAAATTTCCCGGTTTTTACGCCTTTATCGGCATAGGGAACAAGGCGAAGGGTATCGTGCACGCTCATCACAACGGCAAATTCGATATGGACGAAGCGGCTTTGGAAAGCGCCGTCCGGTTTTACGTCGATTTTATAAAACGAAATATGTAGGATTTCTTCGGAGGAATAAAATGGAGAACTCAAATAAAAAAAAGGCACAGCTTACGGGCGTACTGGGCTTTATTGAACGTGCGGGAAATAAAATTCCGCATCCGATTTATATGTTTATCGCGTTTTTCTTTTTAACGCTGATTTTATCCCCCGTCTGCGCCGCAGCCGGGGTAAAGGTTATCAATCCGATAAACAATAAAGAAGTTGCCGCGGTGAATTTGCTTACTGCAAAAAGTATCGCCGAAATACTGCAAAGTTTCCCGTCGGTATGGGCGGGCTTTGCTCCGATCGGCGCGGTATTCATCGCGACGCTCGGATTGGGCGTTGCCAACGGAAGCGGTTTTTTAAAAGGTATTTTATCGCTTGCTTCAAACTTTAAATCGAAGTTTTTGGTAACGATGATTGTGGTGTTGATCGGCATAAACGGCAACCTCATCGGCGACAGTGCCTTTGTCGTTTTTCCGCCGCTTATTGCCGTGCTGTATATAAACTTAAAGCGTAATCCTTTGGCGGGACTTTTTACCGCTTATGCGTCCGTAGCCTGCGGTTTCGGTGCCGCCCTTGTTGTGGGCAACGGAG is a window encoding:
- a CDS encoding MalY/PatB family protein, with the protein product MTYNFDIRVDRRNTDSLKYDGAESVFGKKDIIPLWVADMDFPTAQPVIDAICKRAKSGIYGYTLRPSSYFESVRDWQKKRNGWLFDTALASFCPGVVPALAAVISEFSREGQTVLFFTPVYSEFFNATKNCGRLPLTVPLTQRDGGIIDIDFDAFEKALQKKPALFILCHPHNPLGRVWKRSELEKIDELCRRYKVPVVSDEIHSDIMLWGNKHIPFASIGSEAAANTITCTSATKTFNLAGLQACTIIFPDKASKEKFDSFWHRVAIGMPNCFGALATEIAFREGEEWLEQLLRYIEGNVRFVKNYLDAKIPEIKTYVPQGTYLMWLDCRALGMKGDELCDFIVNEARLGLSDGRSFGAQDGYLRLNVACARSVLEEALARLEKAVEKKRK
- a CDS encoding M20 metallopeptidase family protein, giving the protein MSDDIKEYVVALRRKFHRIPEVSLQEKKTAENIRKELTKLGVSYEKVGEYGTAACIKGALSGKTYAFRADIDALPVEEQTGLPFKSEHPGCMHACGHDGHIAILLAFAKELQSLKAELKGTVYLCFQQAEEIGKGHEEMIAYLKKAGKIESIIGSHLWADIPVGKISLQPGAVMAGTTSFRITVTGKGCHGSRPDQGIDPINAGAMIVGEAFRIKDREFSPLQNNTLSFGMFHSGSATNVIPDRAELSGTMRFFSSAEKKQLISVIDRSCKAAATLTRTKIEWTTPVGLPPVVNDALCVAKALPSAQAVFGSKNVIHFERIMGADNYGCYLQKFPGFYAFIGIGNKAKGIVHAHHNGKFDMDEAALESAVRFYVDFIKRNM
- a CDS encoding AraC family transcriptional regulator — protein: MLNSFNRTMDYIESVLDGEIDEKEVARISRYSFALFARLFSILTGYTLGEYLRFRKLSRAAVDLRNTNEKVIDIALKYGYESPDSFAAAFKKFHNASPSEVKDGKEFTSFLPLRLSLTVTGGNMMKVKIEKKDAFSVAGLKETVCASYDFPSLWKKLYLHIPHSQLVKLGNGQSFGVCTEVSDCKDFTYMAAYDLRGASCKEKARELGLSVLEIPAAEYAVVTLEGAVPDCIHAGWKFVMENFFPEHGFRHAGSPDFEVYAEGDTDSPAYKMELWVPIVKE
- a CDS encoding ribonuclease HII, producing MSVICGLDEAGRGPLAGPVTAAAVILPPDFPVELLNDSKKLSAKKRGTLEILIKEKAVAWAVSSVDEKEIDRINILRASLLAMKQAFESLYERLYEKLPDPRLTIECIADGTFCPEVGVPCTALVRADSLVPAVMAASVLAKTERDRIMCAYAKLYPAYGYERHKGYPTLEHRTLCRKLGPSPIQRMSFSY